In one Neobacillus sp. WH10 genomic region, the following are encoded:
- the glpK gene encoding glycerol kinase GlpK, giving the protein MVKYILSLDQGTTSSRAILFNKSGEIVHTSQKEFTQHFPKPGWVEHNANEIWGSILSVIAGVLSESGIKPEEIAGIGITNQRETTVVWDKETGEPVYNAIVWQSRQTSEICDALKEKGHNNLFHKKTGLLIDAYFSGTKVKWILDHVEGAREKASQGKLLFGTIDTWLIWKLSGGRTHVTDYSNASRTLMYNIYELKWDDELLEILDIPKSMLPEVCQSSEIYANTVDYHFFGKGVPIAGIAGDQQAALFGQACFEKGMAKNTYGTGCFMLMNTGEKAVRSQHGLLTTIAWGINGKVEYALEGSIFVAGSAIQWLRDGLRMLKNAKDSDGYAAKVNSTDGVYVVPAFVGLGTPYWDSDVRGAVFGLTRGTSKEHFVRATLESLAYQTKDVLSAMEADAGIELKTLRVDGGAVKNNFLMDFQSDILNVPVERPIVNETTALGAAYLAGLAVGFWESQAEISKQWAIDRKFTPKMTEENRYDLYDGWKKAVKAAMAFK; this is encoded by the coding sequence ATGGTAAAATATATTTTGTCTTTAGATCAAGGTACAACAAGCTCGAGAGCAATTCTCTTTAATAAAAGTGGAGAAATCGTTCACACATCCCAAAAAGAATTTACACAGCATTTTCCAAAGCCAGGCTGGGTTGAGCATAACGCTAATGAAATTTGGGGTTCGATTCTATCTGTTATTGCCGGCGTTTTATCCGAATCAGGCATAAAACCTGAAGAAATCGCTGGAATTGGAATTACTAATCAACGGGAAACAACCGTGGTTTGGGATAAAGAAACAGGTGAACCTGTTTACAATGCAATAGTATGGCAATCACGACAAACAAGTGAAATCTGTGATGCATTAAAAGAAAAAGGCCATAATAACTTATTCCATAAGAAAACTGGTTTACTAATTGACGCCTATTTCTCAGGTACAAAGGTCAAATGGATTCTAGACCATGTAGAAGGTGCACGAGAAAAGGCAAGTCAAGGAAAATTGTTGTTTGGTACGATTGATACGTGGTTAATCTGGAAGCTTTCCGGCGGACGAACACATGTAACAGATTATTCAAATGCTTCTAGAACGTTAATGTATAATATTTATGAGCTTAAATGGGATGATGAATTATTAGAAATATTGGACATTCCTAAATCCATGCTGCCAGAGGTTTGTCAATCCTCTGAGATTTATGCAAACACAGTCGATTATCATTTCTTTGGTAAAGGAGTTCCGATCGCAGGTATAGCTGGTGATCAGCAAGCAGCCTTATTCGGCCAGGCATGTTTTGAAAAAGGTATGGCTAAAAACACTTATGGAACTGGCTGCTTTATGTTAATGAATACTGGAGAAAAGGCAGTACGTTCTCAGCATGGTTTATTAACAACCATTGCTTGGGGAATAAACGGAAAGGTAGAATATGCGCTTGAGGGCAGTATTTTTGTGGCTGGATCTGCGATACAATGGCTTCGTGACGGATTAAGAATGTTAAAGAATGCGAAGGATAGTGATGGTTATGCGGCAAAGGTTAACTCTACTGATGGTGTTTATGTTGTTCCAGCATTTGTTGGGTTGGGGACACCTTACTGGGATAGCGATGTCAGAGGAGCTGTGTTTGGACTAACACGCGGTACATCAAAAGAACATTTTGTCCGAGCTACACTTGAATCACTGGCATATCAAACAAAAGATGTTTTATCAGCAATGGAAGCTGATGCTGGAATAGAACTTAAAACGCTTCGTGTCGATGGCGGTGCTGTCAAAAATAACTTCTTAATGGATTTTCAAAGTGATATCCTAAATGTTCCAGTTGAAAGACCAATAGTCAATGAAACTACTGCTCTAGGTGCTGCCTATTTAGCAGGGCTGGCGGTTGGCTTCTGGGAAAGTCAAGCGGAGATTTCAAAGCAATGGGCAATTGATAGGAAGTTTACCCCGAAAATGACGGAAGAAAATCGATATGATTTATATGATGGATGGAAAAAGGCAGTGAAGGCTGCAATGGCATTTAAATAG
- a CDS encoding glycerol-3-phosphate dehydrogenase/oxidase — protein MNLKFSNLNRDDIGKKLKSGQYDVLVIGGGITGAGIAFDAASRGMKTALIEMQDFAAGTSSRSTKLVHGGLRYLKQYKVKLVAEVGKERVIVYENGPHVTAPEWMLLPIYKGGTFGKFSTSIGLRVYDFLAGVKKSERRTMLTAAETLSKEPLIKKAGLIGGGYYVEYRTDDARLTMEVIKAAVEKGAVACNYAKVMELIYENGKVIGVLVKDQLTGETYSVYAKKVINASGPWVDSIREMDHSKNGKTLQLSKGVHLVIDQTRFPLKQSIYFDTPDGRMVFAIPRNGKVYVGTTDTFYSQDAVNPNMTESDRSYIINAIHYMFPEVEISEQDIESSWAGVRPLIYEDGKEPSDISRKDEIWESNSGLITIAGGKLTGYRKMAETIVDLLGEKFQFEEGKDFPACQTKLMPISGGHVGGSKNFSTFVESKIAKGLESNLTREEAEQLTNIYGSNVDLVFNLLKLNQSDAGKYGLPLFLFAKLVYGIEEEMVATPIDFFYRRTGDILFNIDLVKKWKKQVIDYMNDKLIWTDQDKKKYTQSLEDALTSAVTPVDK, from the coding sequence ATCAATTTGAAATTTTCTAACTTAAATCGGGATGATATAGGGAAAAAACTTAAAAGTGGCCAATATGATGTTCTGGTTATTGGAGGGGGAATCACCGGTGCAGGGATTGCTTTTGATGCTGCTTCAAGAGGGATGAAAACTGCACTTATTGAAATGCAGGATTTTGCAGCCGGAACATCAAGCAGATCAACGAAATTAGTCCACGGTGGACTACGGTACTTAAAACAATATAAAGTGAAATTGGTTGCTGAAGTGGGTAAAGAACGTGTCATCGTTTATGAAAACGGCCCCCATGTGACAGCACCCGAATGGATGCTGCTTCCAATTTATAAAGGGGGAACTTTTGGCAAGTTTAGCACATCAATTGGCTTAAGGGTTTATGACTTTTTAGCTGGTGTAAAAAAATCAGAACGCAGAACCATGCTAACAGCTGCAGAAACCTTATCAAAGGAACCGCTTATAAAAAAGGCCGGATTAATAGGTGGAGGGTATTACGTGGAATACCGAACGGATGATGCCCGGCTGACGATGGAAGTGATAAAAGCAGCAGTTGAAAAAGGTGCGGTTGCGTGTAATTATGCAAAGGTCATGGAGCTCATCTACGAAAACGGAAAAGTTATTGGTGTTCTAGTAAAAGATCAATTGACTGGAGAAACCTATTCGGTGTATGCAAAAAAAGTTATTAATGCATCCGGCCCTTGGGTTGATTCGATTCGTGAAATGGACCATTCCAAAAACGGAAAAACATTGCAGCTCTCTAAAGGAGTCCATCTTGTCATTGATCAGACCCGATTTCCACTTAAACAATCCATTTATTTTGATACACCAGATGGCCGGATGGTGTTTGCCATCCCGCGCAATGGTAAAGTATATGTTGGTACGACAGATACATTTTATAGTCAAGATGCAGTTAATCCAAATATGACTGAAAGTGACCGCAGTTATATTATTAACGCCATTCATTATATGTTCCCTGAAGTGGAAATCAGCGAACAAGATATCGAATCCAGCTGGGCGGGAGTAAGACCGCTTATTTACGAGGATGGGAAAGAACCGTCAGATATTTCTCGAAAAGATGAAATTTGGGAATCCAATTCCGGTTTGATTACAATCGCGGGTGGTAAATTAACGGGTTATCGAAAAATGGCGGAAACGATTGTCGATTTGTTAGGTGAAAAATTTCAATTTGAAGAAGGAAAGGATTTTCCTGCTTGCCAAACCAAACTTATGCCAATATCAGGGGGGCATGTTGGCGGCTCGAAGAATTTTAGTACCTTTGTAGAGTCTAAGATAGCAAAGGGATTAGAGTCCAATCTAACTCGCGAAGAGGCGGAGCAATTAACAAATATATACGGATCAAACGTTGATTTGGTTTTCAACCTGTTAAAACTGAACCAATCTGATGCAGGAAAATACGGTTTACCTCTCTTTTTATTTGCAAAACTTGTTTATGGGATTGAAGAGGAGATGGTTGCGACACCGATTGATTTCTTCTATCGGAGGACAGGGGACATTTTGTTTAATATTGACTTAGTGAAAAAATGGAAGAAACAAGTCATTGACTATATGAATGATAAGCTAATTTGGACGGATCAAGATAAGAAAAAATATACGCAATCTTTAGAAGATGCCTTAACATCAGCTGTAACCCCTGTCGATAAATAA
- a CDS encoding phosphocarrier protein HPr has translation MAEKQFKVIAETGIHARPATLLVQTASRFDSEINLEYKGKTVNLKSIMGVMSLGVGQGADIKISAEGNDAADALNALEETMKKEGLAE, from the coding sequence ATGGCAGAAAAGCAATTTAAAGTAATCGCAGAAACAGGAATTCATGCAAGACCAGCAACTTTATTAGTTCAAACAGCTAGCAGATTTGATTCTGAAATTAATTTAGAATATAAGGGTAAAACCGTGAATTTAAAATCTATTATGGGTGTTATGTCTCTAGGTGTAGGCCAAGGTGCTGATATTAAAATTTCTGCAGAAGGCAACGATGCTGCTGATGCACTTAATGCACTAGAAGAAACAATGAAAAAAGAAGGTTTGGCTGAATAA
- the ptsP gene encoding phosphoenolpyruvate--protein phosphotransferase, with amino-acid sequence MTFLKGIAASNGIAIAKAYRLVEPDLSFEKKTIEDSAYEVERFKKAMEKSISELEAIRDKAKIDLGADKAAIFEAHLLVLSDPELNAPIENKIQSENVNAEFALKETADMFIMMFEQMDNEYMKERAADIRDVTKRVLAHLLGVELPNPSMIAEEVIIVAEDLTPSDTAQLNRNFVKGFTTNIGGRTSHSAIMARSMEIPAVVGTKTATEEITNGDLVIVDGLKGEVHINPTPELVKEYRKVHEDYEIQKAEWAKLVNEPTISNDGHHVELAANIGTPNDLKGVIENGGEGVGLYRTEFLYMGRDQLPSEEEQFESYKAVLERMEGKPVVVRTLDIGGDKELPYLDLPKEMNPFLGFRAIRLCLEEQGIFRTQLRALLRASNFGNLKIMFPMIATLDEFRAAKAILEEEKEKLLSEGQTVADKIELGIMVEIPSTAILADQFAKEVDFFSIGTNDLIQYTMAADRMNQQVSYLYQPYSPSILRLVKMVIDAAHAEGKWAGMCGEMAGDETAIPVLLGLGLDEFSMSATSILKARSQIKNLKRSDMEKLAQEVLNMQTTAQVIEAVNSATIKN; translated from the coding sequence ATGACGTTTTTAAAGGGAATAGCAGCATCAAATGGAATTGCTATCGCGAAGGCTTATCGTCTTGTTGAACCTGATTTATCGTTTGAAAAGAAAACCATTGAAGATTCTGCTTATGAAGTTGAGCGTTTCAAGAAGGCGATGGAGAAATCAATATCCGAACTTGAAGCTATTCGTGATAAGGCTAAAATAGACCTTGGCGCTGATAAAGCAGCTATTTTCGAAGCACATCTTTTGGTCCTTAGTGACCCTGAACTAAATGCACCAATCGAGAATAAAATTCAATCTGAAAACGTCAATGCCGAGTTTGCGCTTAAAGAAACAGCAGATATGTTCATTATGATGTTTGAACAAATGGATAATGAGTATATGAAAGAACGTGCTGCAGATATACGCGATGTCACAAAACGTGTTCTAGCACATTTGTTAGGCGTTGAATTACCCAACCCAAGTATGATTGCTGAAGAAGTGATCATTGTTGCTGAGGATTTAACTCCTTCAGACACTGCACAATTGAACCGCAATTTTGTTAAAGGATTTACCACAAATATTGGCGGACGCACCTCACATTCAGCGATTATGGCCCGTTCAATGGAAATTCCAGCTGTTGTTGGAACAAAGACGGCAACAGAGGAAATTACGAACGGGGACCTTGTCATTGTCGATGGCCTAAAAGGGGAAGTTCATATTAACCCAACACCTGAACTCGTTAAAGAGTATCGTAAAGTCCATGAAGATTATGAAATTCAAAAAGCAGAGTGGGCAAAACTTGTGAATGAACCGACCATTTCAAATGATGGACATCACGTAGAGTTAGCTGCCAATATCGGTACTCCTAATGATTTAAAAGGTGTTATTGAAAATGGCGGTGAAGGTGTAGGTTTATATCGAACTGAGTTCCTTTATATGGGAAGAGATCAGCTTCCAAGTGAGGAAGAACAGTTTGAATCATATAAAGCAGTACTTGAAAGAATGGAAGGAAAGCCTGTTGTTGTTCGTACCTTGGATATTGGCGGCGATAAAGAGCTGCCATATTTGGATTTACCAAAAGAAATGAATCCATTTCTAGGTTTCCGGGCAATTCGTTTATGTTTAGAAGAACAAGGGATTTTCCGAACACAGCTTCGCGCGCTTTTACGTGCAAGTAACTTTGGAAATTTAAAAATCATGTTCCCGATGATTGCTACTTTGGACGAGTTTCGTGCTGCTAAAGCTATTCTTGAAGAAGAGAAAGAAAAGCTTCTTTCTGAAGGTCAAACAGTAGCTGACAAAATTGAACTTGGGATCATGGTGGAAATTCCGTCTACGGCAATTTTAGCTGACCAATTCGCTAAAGAAGTAGATTTCTTCAGCATTGGTACGAATGATTTGATTCAATATACGATGGCAGCAGACCGGATGAACCAACAAGTATCATATTTGTATCAACCGTATAGCCCTTCTATATTAAGACTTGTAAAAATGGTTATTGACGCAGCACATGCGGAAGGTAAATGGGCAGGAATGTGCGGAGAAATGGCCGGAGATGAAACGGCTATTCCAGTTCTTCTGGGCCTTGGTCTTGATGAATTCTCGATGAGTGCGACATCCATTTTAAAAGCTCGCTCACAAATCAAGAATTTGAAAAGGTCCGATATGGAGAAGCTTGCACAAGAAGTATTAAATATGCAAACTACTGCTCAGGTTATTGAAGCAGTTAATTCTGCAACAATTAAAAATTAA
- a CDS encoding SDR family oxidoreductase, giving the protein MELNLCGKSAIVVASSQGLGFAIAERLVKEGANVMISGREEEKLKQKACVLESIGSGKVAYQKADITNANDIKKLVVVTAETFGSIQLLVNNAGGPPAASFEELTDEDWQASFELNLLSYVRLIRESLPYLKQNGGKILNIASSSIKEPIPGLILSNTYRTGIIGLSKTLASELAPYNILINTIAPGRIATDRVKHLDQVKANKLGVDRETIEIQSKSGIPLKRYGKPEEFANVAAFLLSDANSYMTGSSFLVDGGMIKSI; this is encoded by the coding sequence ATGGAATTGAACCTATGTGGAAAGTCAGCGATAGTTGTTGCTTCTAGCCAGGGATTAGGGTTTGCAATTGCTGAACGGCTGGTGAAAGAGGGAGCAAATGTAATGATTTCCGGCCGGGAAGAGGAGAAGCTGAAACAAAAAGCCTGCGTACTTGAATCAATTGGTTCTGGAAAAGTAGCCTATCAAAAAGCTGATATAACCAATGCCAATGACATTAAAAAGCTAGTAGTTGTTACAGCAGAAACTTTTGGCAGTATCCAATTACTTGTCAATAACGCTGGGGGACCGCCGGCTGCTTCATTTGAAGAATTGACGGATGAAGACTGGCAAGCCTCATTTGAGTTAAATCTATTATCTTACGTTCGGCTGATTAGGGAGTCTTTGCCTTACCTAAAACAAAATGGAGGAAAGATTCTAAATATCGCCTCTTCTTCAATAAAGGAGCCAATTCCAGGATTAATTCTTTCCAATACATATCGGACTGGAATTATTGGACTTTCAAAAACGCTTGCTTCAGAGCTTGCACCTTATAATATCTTGATTAATACCATTGCCCCAGGACGCATTGCAACAGATCGTGTAAAGCACTTAGATCAAGTGAAAGCAAATAAACTGGGTGTTGACAGGGAAACGATCGAGATACAATCTAAATCAGGGATTCCACTAAAAAGATATGGAAAACCAGAGGAGTTTGCTAATGTTGCAGCATTTTTGCTTTCAGATGCGAATTCATATATGACTGGCAGCTCCTTCCTTGTCGACGGTGGTATGATAAAATCTATTTAA
- a CDS encoding NAD(P)-dependent oxidoreductase has protein sequence MLTPENTVIGFIGTGVMGKSMARHLLHAGYSLVVYSRTKEKANDLLESGAMWADSPKKVAEKAKVIFTMVGYPTDVEEVFLGETGLVQHGKPGSYLIDMTTSAPSLAVKIYDEAKKKGINAIDAPVSGGDVGAREATLSIMVGGDEEAFEAVHPLLQYLGTNIVYQGKPGAGQHTKMCNQIAIASNMIGVCEAIIYAEKAGLNPEHVLKSISAGAAGSWSLSNLAPRMLNGNFEPGFYIKHFIKDMKIAINEAERMKMDVPGLSLAKSLYDKLAEKGEENSGTQALYKYWKN, from the coding sequence TTGCTTACTCCAGAAAATACGGTTATTGGTTTTATTGGAACAGGTGTAATGGGCAAAAGCATGGCAAGGCATTTATTACATGCTGGTTACTCATTGGTTGTATATTCAAGAACAAAAGAGAAGGCAAATGACTTATTGGAAAGCGGAGCAATGTGGGCTGATTCACCAAAAAAAGTCGCAGAAAAAGCAAAAGTCATTTTCACTATGGTCGGCTATCCAACAGATGTTGAGGAAGTGTTTTTAGGTGAGACCGGATTAGTTCAACACGGTAAACCTGGAAGTTATCTTATTGATATGACTACCTCTGCACCCTCCCTAGCTGTAAAAATCTACGACGAAGCGAAAAAGAAAGGGATCAATGCAATCGATGCTCCCGTTTCAGGCGGAGATGTAGGGGCAAGGGAAGCGACGCTCTCGATCATGGTGGGCGGAGACGAGGAAGCCTTTGAAGCGGTTCATCCGCTACTTCAATATCTTGGAACAAATATTGTTTACCAAGGGAAGCCAGGAGCGGGTCAGCATACAAAAATGTGCAATCAAATAGCCATAGCCTCGAATATGATTGGTGTCTGTGAAGCCATCATTTATGCTGAAAAGGCAGGACTAAATCCTGAGCATGTCTTAAAAAGTATATCGGCTGGGGCAGCCGGCAGCTGGTCATTATCAAATCTTGCTCCAAGAATGCTAAATGGTAATTTTGAGCCTGGATTTTATATTAAGCATTTTATTAAGGATATGAAAATCGCGATTAATGAGGCAGAGCGAATGAAAATGGATGTGCCTGGATTGTCGCTTGCGAAATCCTTATATGATAAATTGGCTGAAAAAGGTGAAGAAAATAGCGGTACCCAAGCCCTTTATAAGTATTGGAAAAACTAA
- a CDS encoding aminotransferase A, translated as MEHLINQKVKTIEISGIRKFFNMVAHMDDLISFTIGQPDFPTPEHVKNAGITAIDNDFTSYTHNAGTIELRKAACDFVAKKYGLDYTPETEVIVTMGASEAIDIAFRTILAEGLEVILPGPIYPGYEPIIHMMGAVPVHVDIRENQFRFTLEMIKPYITDKTRCIVLPYPSNPTGVSLSKEELKEIAEFLKDKDIFILADEIYSELTFDQKHASIASFLKEKTIVINGLSKSHSMTGWRIGFLFAPENITKHILKVHQYNVSCANSIAQKAAYEALTVGFDDALAMKKEYIKRRDYVYKRLTSMGFYVVKPDGAFYFFVKIPTSIPLNSFDFALKLVTETKVAVVPGSAFSEYGEGYFRLSFACSMETLEIGLNRLEHYLKRWS; from the coding sequence TTGGAGCATTTAATTAATCAAAAAGTAAAAACTATCGAAATCTCCGGAATAAGAAAATTTTTTAATATGGTAGCACATATGGATGACCTTATTTCTTTTACTATTGGTCAGCCAGATTTCCCAACCCCTGAGCATGTGAAAAATGCTGGCATTACTGCGATTGATAATGACTTTACTTCCTATACTCATAATGCAGGTACCATTGAATTAAGAAAAGCAGCATGTGATTTTGTCGCAAAAAAATATGGTTTGGACTATACTCCTGAAACAGAAGTAATTGTGACTATGGGGGCAAGTGAAGCAATTGATATTGCTTTTCGAACGATTTTGGCAGAAGGTTTAGAAGTTATATTACCAGGTCCTATTTATCCTGGCTATGAACCGATTATTCACATGATGGGTGCTGTTCCAGTACATGTAGATATTCGTGAAAATCAATTTCGCTTTACATTAGAAATGATCAAACCATATATTACAGACAAAACTCGCTGCATTGTCTTGCCGTATCCGTCAAATCCGACTGGCGTAAGCCTCTCTAAAGAAGAGTTGAAGGAAATAGCTGAATTTTTAAAGGATAAGGATATTTTTATTCTTGCAGACGAAATTTACAGTGAACTCACCTTTGATCAAAAGCATGCTTCGATTGCGAGCTTTTTAAAAGAAAAGACAATAGTAATAAATGGACTCTCCAAATCCCACTCGATGACAGGCTGGAGAATAGGCTTTTTATTTGCTCCCGAAAACATCACAAAGCATATATTAAAGGTTCACCAATATAATGTATCTTGTGCAAATTCTATTGCACAGAAAGCAGCTTATGAAGCCTTAACCGTAGGATTTGATGACGCACTTGCAATGAAAAAGGAGTATATAAAAAGGAGAGATTATGTTTATAAGCGTTTAACCTCAATGGGCTTTTACGTTGTGAAGCCTGATGGTGCATTTTATTTCTTTGTAAAAATACCTACATCCATCCCTCTTAATAGCTTTGACTTTGCACTTAAGCTTGTAACTGAAACAAAAGTAGCCGTTGTTCCAGGCAGTGCATTTTCCGAATATGGTGAAGGATATTTTCGACTTTCTTTCGCTTGTTCGATGGAGACATTGGAGATAGGCCTAAATAGATTGGAGCATTATTTAAAAAGATGGTCATAG
- a CDS encoding YkyB family protein, with product MLNHDPKHPQKNLGLTIENLAQAVFIVNRHAKTALNPKFLYKLKQESLKKLINEGKARKVGLHFSEHPRNSQQQSDVLVECGRYTFHIPPTKSDFHDLPHLGKLDGSVRNPKAVLSLTIAKALLQSYTGISEFENPPSNPQKKQRTYQKPIFKKLGERYS from the coding sequence ATGTTGAATCACGATCCGAAACATCCCCAAAAAAATTTAGGTCTAACCATTGAAAACCTCGCACAAGCTGTCTTTATCGTGAATCGCCATGCAAAAACAGCACTAAACCCCAAATTTTTGTACAAATTGAAACAAGAGTCACTTAAAAAATTGATTAATGAAGGCAAGGCAAGAAAAGTAGGTCTCCATTTTTCCGAACATCCGCGAAATAGCCAACAGCAATCCGATGTGCTCGTCGAATGTGGAAGATATACATTTCATATTCCTCCAACCAAATCTGATTTTCATGATCTTCCCCATCTTGGCAAATTAGATGGAAGCGTCAGAAATCCAAAGGCTGTACTTTCACTTACTATAGCAAAAGCGTTGTTGCAATCCTATACGGGAATCTCTGAGTTTGAGAATCCACCATCGAATCCTCAAAAAAAACAACGAACATACCAAAAACCGATTTTCAAGAAATTAGGCGAACGTTACTCATAA
- a CDS encoding metallophosphoesterase, whose amino-acid sequence MEKKQTRRTFLKRTFGSFLTLLGLNSGGYLYAHRIEPSLLDIQEQQIKHPLIPKSFEGIKMVQFSDTHLGFQYTLSQFKKLAAKINDLKPDIILFTGDLMDEPNKYTEINNLLPILEKLHAPLGKYCIFGNHDHGGYGSEIYRNIMETTNFNVLLNESIPIKLKDGSSIYLLGIDDAMLGSPDLPLALKKVPDNRFTLLLSHAPDLADSAMQYPIHWQISGHSHGGQVKIPFIGALVKPPFAQKYPEGLYSIGEENPLTLYVNRGIGTTRLPFRFLAKPELTIFTLKPEG is encoded by the coding sequence ATGGAAAAAAAGCAAACGAGGAGGACGTTCCTGAAACGTACATTTGGTTCATTTCTAACTCTTCTTGGGTTGAATTCAGGGGGTTACCTCTATGCCCATCGAATTGAACCCTCACTACTCGATATTCAAGAACAGCAAATTAAACATCCATTAATCCCGAAAAGCTTTGAGGGAATTAAAATGGTTCAATTTAGTGATACCCATCTAGGATTTCAATACACTCTTTCCCAATTCAAGAAATTAGCTGCTAAAATCAATGACCTAAAGCCTGACATCATTTTATTTACCGGCGATTTAATGGATGAACCAAATAAATATACAGAAATCAATAATTTACTACCTATTTTAGAAAAATTACATGCCCCTCTTGGGAAATACTGCATTTTTGGAAACCATGACCATGGCGGCTATGGGTCTGAAATTTACCGTAATATTATGGAGACTACCAATTTCAACGTCCTTTTGAATGAATCCATCCCAATTAAATTGAAAGATGGCAGCAGCATTTATCTGCTTGGTATTGACGATGCGATGTTAGGAAGCCCCGATTTGCCGTTAGCCTTAAAAAAAGTACCGGATAACCGATTTACTTTATTGTTATCCCATGCCCCTGACCTTGCTGATTCAGCTATGCAATATCCAATCCATTGGCAAATCAGCGGACACAGCCACGGCGGACAGGTTAAAATTCCATTTATCGGGGCGCTTGTCAAACCTCCATTTGCCCAAAAGTATCCCGAAGGACTTTATTCGATAGGAGAGGAAAATCCGTTAACCCTCTATGTAAACAGAGGAATAGGTACAACTCGACTTCCTTTTCGATTTTTGGCTAAACCGGAGTTAACAATTTTTACTCTTAAACCAGAGGGATAA
- a CDS encoding C39 family peptidase: MKKLYVIASILPMLGCGHFQADTNESSNQIYKKQPNSSITENTKSRDAASNQIKSKSYTIKDLDDQVINIKNESTKDNEVSTAQKKDSVMLNVIQINQNPELRYGCEVTSLAMVLNYAGVETNKMDLYHSIQKDSDPLIRSPKGDILHWGDPADGFVGDMTGKHPGYAVFDKPMITLINQKLPGRAVNLTNQPFEKILEHVSAGYPVVVWTTGDYRLPDRWEGWNHGQQYIKTPLDLHAVVLVGYDANYVYLNDPLSGKKQVRVGKDQFISSWKALQSRAVSYK; the protein is encoded by the coding sequence TTGAAAAAACTTTACGTAATAGCCTCCATCCTGCCAATGCTTGGATGCGGCCACTTTCAAGCTGATACAAATGAAAGTTCAAATCAAATATATAAGAAGCAGCCGAATTCATCGATTACAGAGAACACGAAATCACGAGATGCAGCCTCTAATCAAATAAAAAGTAAATCATATACGATAAAAGATCTAGATGACCAGGTAATTAACATAAAAAATGAAAGTACTAAAGACAATGAAGTCAGTACTGCTCAAAAAAAAGATTCGGTTATGCTTAATGTGATCCAGATCAACCAAAACCCTGAGCTAAGATACGGTTGTGAAGTGACCAGCCTAGCAATGGTACTTAATTACGCTGGCGTTGAAACAAATAAAATGGACCTGTACCATTCTATTCAGAAGGATTCAGATCCGCTTATCAGGTCACCCAAGGGTGATATCTTACATTGGGGAGATCCTGCTGATGGATTCGTTGGCGATATGACAGGAAAACACCCTGGGTATGCTGTTTTCGATAAACCGATGATTACCTTAATCAATCAAAAATTACCAGGGAGAGCAGTTAATTTAACAAATCAGCCTTTTGAAAAAATATTAGAGCATGTTTCGGCCGGATATCCTGTGGTTGTATGGACAACAGGGGATTACCGCCTTCCCGATCGTTGGGAGGGATGGAATCACGGACAGCAATATATCAAAACTCCCTTGGATTTACATGCGGTTGTACTGGTTGGATATGATGCCAATTATGTCTATTTAAATGATCCGCTGTCAGGAAAAAAACAAGTAAGAGTCGGAAAGGACCAATTTATTTCGTCCTGGAAAGCCTTACAGAGCCGTGCAGTAAGTTACAAATAA